From the Mammaliicoccus sciuri genome, the window ACTTACGGCACCATATTTTTTTACTCATACGAATCGTATCTTTATCTACCGTTGGAGACAATATAAACGTTGCACCACTTAAAATAGCTAACCTTGCCGATTCTGCATCTAAGACTGTACCTGCTCCGACTACAACTTTACCCTTCATTTCATTAGAGATCAGTTCAATAGATTCTAACGCTTTAGGTGAATTCATCGTAACCTCAATCGCACGAATCCCTGCTTTATATAACGTTTCTACGATTGGTAAAATATCATTTGGATTTGCATTTCGTAAAATTGCGATTAATTTAGTTTCTTTGATTGTTTGTAATGTATCTATTTTAGACGCCTCCTTATCTAATCACATCATCTACATGACCTGTATGTTTCATTTGTTCAATTTCTTCTTTAGTTGGTAAGCCTTCAACATCACCTTTAACTGTTGTCACGAGTGCACCAGCATTACAAGCCTGTTCTGTCGCTTCATGAATGGATAATCCTTCGATAATACCTGCGATTAAACCCGCCGCAAAGCCATCTCCAGCACCAACAGGATCAACGACTTCTATTTCTTTTGAAGCTTTTGCATAACCTGAAATATCATTATGTACATAGTAAGCACCTTTACTTCCTAATTTAACAACTACTGTTGATGCACCTAAATTTATAATCTCTTGAGCGATTTCTTCTTCAGATTGTGTATTGAATAAAAATGCCCCTTCACTCGTTCCTGGCAACACAATATCACTTAAAGCGATTAATTGTTTTAATGTCTCTTTCGCTTCATCTTCAGACCATAATTTGAGTCTTAAGTTTGGATCGAAAACAATTTGTAATCCTAATGATTTTGCTGTCGAAATGAGTTTAAATATTGTTTGTTTACAAGATGCACTTAAAGCAGGCGTAATACCTGTTACATATAAATATTTAAATTGAGCGACATAACTTTCATCTATATTTGCTTCAGACATTAGACTAGCTGCTGAACCTTTTCTATAATAATGGACGCGTGTTTGATCTTGTCGAAATTTCTCTTTAAGAAAGATGCCAGTTGGTGCCTCAGATATTAATTTTACAGAATCTACATTAATACCTTCACCACGAACAAAATGATGTGAACCCAAATATTTGAACTAAACAAATCAAAATATTGGGGTGCATTCTAATGAGGAAAAAATATGAATTTAAATTCAAACTAAAACTTGTAAAAGAATATTTAGAAGGACATCAAAGTTATAGAACAATTGCTTTAAAATATGGTATTTCAAGTTGGTCTGTCCTTCGGATTTGGGTCAATCAATATAAAGAGTTTGGAGAAGAAGGTTTAGAAATAAAAAGTAGAAATACTGTTTATACTAGCGAATTTAAATTATCTGTTTTAAAATTTAGACAAGAAAATATGTTGTCTTATCAAGATACTGCGAATCACTTTAGAATTATTAATCCTATTATCATTGCCAATTGGCAACATCAATTTGATGAAAAGTGTCGTCTTGATATAGATAATAAACAAAAGGGACGATCTCACACTATGACTAAAAAACGATCTAAATCAGATAATAAAAATTTACCTTTAAATGAAAATGAACGTGAAGAACTTGAAAGACTTAGAAATGAAAATGAGACGTTAAAGGCAGGTATAGCTTATCAAAAAAAGTTACAAGCCTTGACCGACATTTACGGAAGCAAAAATCAGAAATAGTAAAGGTCATTAAGGAACTAAATGAAACATATAATATACGATTAAGTATCT encodes:
- a CDS encoding sugar kinase, with protein sequence MGSHHFVRGEGINVDSVKLISEAPTGIFLKEKFRQDQTRVHYYRKGSAASLMSEANIDESYVAQFKYLYVTGITPALSASCKQTIFKLISTAKSLGLQIVFDPNLRLKLWSEDEAKETLKQLIALSDIVLPGTSEGAFLFNTQSEEEIAQEIINLGASTVVVKLGSKGAYYVHNDISGYAKASKEIEVVDPVGAGDGFAAGLIAGIIEGLSIHEATEQACNAGALVTTVKGDVEGLPTKEEIEQMKHTGHVDDVIR
- a CDS encoding transposase — protein: MRKKYEFKFKLKLVKEYLEGHQSYRTIALKYGISSWSVLRIWVNQYKEFGEEGLEIKSRNTVYTSEFKLSVLKFRQENMLSYQDTANHFRIINPIIIANWQHQFDEKCRLDIDNKQKGRSHTMTKKRSKSDNKNLPLNENEREELERLRNENETLKAGIAYQKKLQALTDIYGSKNQK